In the Triticum aestivum cultivar Chinese Spring chromosome 2B, IWGSC CS RefSeq v2.1, whole genome shotgun sequence genome, gttcttgcccattgtgaccagcctaaggaGCAGCCGCAGCGAGGACAAACATCGGTCGCCGTCTGCCGTGTGGGCTTGGCGCTCTGGTGACGGGCTGCCACATGGCCGCCGGCCGCTCGCTCCGACGTGTCATCGGGACGCGCAAACCCCATGAACAGTCCGAGCCCCGTGGACCGATCACTCCCGGAGTTTCTGCGCGACTTGCCGGTGGTCGGTGGCCGGTGGCCGGAGTACGACCAGTGTATCGACAGACGGGTCCAAAGCGACGGTTACTACTCCGGGTCGCCGGCGTGGTCGCCCGGCCGTTTCCTCGCCACCGCACGAAAAGTCAGTGACCGCCGCTCCCACGCCACTCCCTTGGCCGCGGCGGTGAGCGTCACCGTCGCTCACTAGCGGTCACATGGCACCATACCGCCACCTGGCGCTGCCGACCACGCGGGGCCCACTCGCCAGCCACACCCACGCCCATAATAACCACCGTTCTCCCACCAGCTTCCTCCCCCACACGGCCGCACCACGCCTCCATGCGCAGACTGCCTGGCTCCGCCCACACGTGTCGCGCCGGCAGTGGGCGAGCACGCTCCCCCGGACGCCTATAAACTGAGCCCCCCCGGCCCAAGGTTTCCTCGTCTCACACAGCATCTCATCCAGCAGTACCacagaacttgaactcgaatccaGCCGAACAATTTCTtgagcttcgagagagagagagagagagagagagagagagagagagagagagagagagagagagagagagagagagagagagagagagagagaggttgaagAAGGAAGGAGAGCGGGATGGGCATCGTGGACGTGGTGTCGGAGTACTGCTCGCTGCCGCGGAGTCGGCGGCACATGAAGAGGCGGAAGCAGTTCCAGACGGTGGAGATGAAGGTGCGGATCGACTGCGAGGGCTGCGAGCGCAAGGTCAAGAAGGCCCTCGACGACATGAAAGGTACGGTCCAAGCTTTCTCCTTCCGGCCGAATCCGATTCCTCCCGTATCTCGCACATGTTTCTCCATTGACGGAAAGAAAAGGAAATCTTGCCCCGGCTTCTTTTCTTTGGCCAGATCTATATCTGGGGCGGCAGCTTTGCTTAAAGTGTATGTGTTTGATTGTGGTCGCAGGCGTGAGCTCGGTGGAGGTGATCCCGAAGCAGAACAAGGTGACGGTGACGGGGTACGTGGACCCGGCCAAGGTGATGCGGCGGGTGGCATACAAGACCGGCAAGCGGGTGGAGCCGTGGCCCTACGTCCCCTACGACGTGGTGGCGCACCCCTACGCCCCGGGCGCCTACGACAAGCGCGCCCCCGCCGGCTACGTCCGCAACGTCATGAGCGACCCCTCCGCCGCGCCGCTCGCCAGGGCCTCCTCCACCGAGGCCAGGTACACCGCCGCCTTCAGCGACGAGAACCCCAACGCCTGCTCCGtcatgtagtagtactagtactctttGTAATTGTAAGACCCCGGCCGGCCGGGTAGCCGTCGGCGACCTTCTCTAGCTTCCCTGCTCTGCTTTGCTCCTCCGGGGTGGCGGCGTTGGGATCTCTAGATGGTCTCTGCTGGTGTTTTCTTCTACTTTTGAAACTAGACTAGAAGATGAAGATGGGTCTGTATTCTTGCTTCGGTTTGGTGTAAGATATGTTGGATTTGGTGAGGAGGAAGCTCCATCAATCTTGTTGTTTATGCGCAAAATGTTCCCAATCAGATCGATGAGCGTTGCATGATTGATTCGGTGACCTTCTGAAGAAGATGAATGATTGATTTGGTGAATGAAAGAGACTCTGCACTAGTCAATCAATCAGTCGGGAGCTGATAAGTCCCCCTGACCAACATTTATTCATAGCCGAAGTCCCAAAGATGATCACAATCTTACTGTTCTGAAACTTGGGACAAATATCTGAAGTCGCCCAAGCACATCAGGCCAGATCGACACCAAACTGAGATTGGCAACTCGTTGTACTTCGACCATACCCCACTTGATCTGCAGTTTCTGTCTCCGTGCCACCACACAAGCCGCGGTGACAAGTCTCCTTGGGCAGGAGTTCATTTTAGACAAAGTTAATCATACTACAAATCTTATTTTAGAACTTGGCTGGGCTAGACAAGTGTCAAACTTCTAAATGTATGAGATGGTAAAATATTTGAAGTTGGTGAAGCAAAAATATAAGACACCAAAATCAGATAAAAAGGGGCTCCTCGTAGTTATTTTTGTTGTTCAAAGGGTTTATCCACTGATTTCTGTAGCTCCCGTCTCCGGGCACTGATTAAGGCTCAGCTCGGTCCGTAACTTCCATAGGAATTACCCGCACAAAAAAGAACTTTGAAAGGAAGAAAAGGACGCAATTGAGTTGTCAAAAAGGAAAATAGAGAAGATGTTACCAGATAAGGTAACTGATGAGTCGGTGTTATCTTAGCCAAAAGTTAATTCCAAAAGTTAAATAGTCAAAGAGCCAAACTGAGCAGTATCTTAAACTGGACACATATATATCTACAGGTGAGATGGACGGCGAACTGAGTTTGGGCACAGTATCAATATGTGATGCTGCATCGTAGTACTCGTGTGCATTATTTCGGTGGTTACTTTGCTGCAGCCTACCGTCAGCTTTTTTTTTTTTGGCGATGATGCCTCATGTCAGCTTTAGGTAGGGAGATGCCAAACTTTATCTGGCCCGCGGCCAACTCAAAATCAAAACCCACGGGATGCTAGTAGTAAGAGCATTTCCAGAGCTGACACACAAATTTGCTCTACCATCCATCCATGGATAGGGACTAGTCCGCGGATTGGAATGTGGGAGGCAGTCGTCTAACGCTGCCCGCATATGTCAAGTCGGATTTTAAATAAtcggacaaaattcatgcaaacacggcgtaTTTTATCAAAGTTCGGATGAAAAACAAcacaaatcatccatacatagcatgcaaataaGTCTAGTACAACAGTAGTTTAAATTCAATGAGATTAAccggatgttcaacaagtttttcaaGAACGGATCATGTCGTCCAACGCATACCGCCCCTTCAGTTTCATCCAACAGTGTATGTGCGTAAATGGCCATCCCTCTATCGTCTGGTACATTGTGGCAGTGCGTACGGGCTACATAATGTGCAGAGTAACATTGAATGAATGCATGCATTAATCATCAAGttgagcaagaagaagcaaaaaTTATGACCTCCTCGTCTGCCGCGCGCAACGGCTACCTTTGCTTCCAACATATCAACTGCGCCAGAAAACCTGATGACGGTGGTCTAGATGGCGTACCATCAATACGATAACGACCTCACCTGTCGTTGGTGGAGGAAGGTGCGGATGCAAAGCAAGGGAGAGAAGGGGCGGATTGAAAGAAAATGAGACCGTGAGGGAAGATTTAGTGGGTCGGGGGTGTCGGAGTTCTACATGATTGCTGCCTAGACTCCCGCAAAGCCTCCAACTTTGCTTCCACTTTGCGGGAGAAAGTGTATCCGACCGTTCGACGAACCGATACAAGCTCACTTTGGATGACACAACACGTCTTGACCGTCCAGTCTGAAAGTATGCGGGCGGTTTGAGGGTTGTCGTTGAGATGCCCTAATACTATTAAATTTTTCTCTTTTAAAAAAGTGAGTGATGCACACAACTTTGCTATAGAGCACTGAACTAATCACAAGCAAAGTGTTGAGCCTCAGTCTGCTGTACAATATGGCAGTGGTGTGGTTTTACTTTACTTTGCTCCCCCAtcacgcagcagcagcagcagcagcagagggcaCGACGACAACCGGCCGGATCGATCGACATCCTTGTACACAAACAAAGCgcaaaagaacaaagaggccgAACGAAAGATGCAAACCACACCTGCCGGCTAGATCTACCCCCCTACCTACACCACTGACAGATACGCATGCACAAACAAACACCCGTGGCCAGGCACGCCTCTGAGTTAACTTTAGACGAGGTTAATCAGACTGTCATTATTTGAAGACTGGCCAGACGAAGTGAAGATATGAGATGGCAAAATATACGTACAAAGCTACCGACGCACACCAGACAGAGTTCGGCCTGCAGTTTTCTTGTGCGCCACTCTGTCTCCGCCCCACGACGCTACGAAGCCGCAGCGCCCATCAGCTAGTCGCACTGATATTATTGTTATCTTGAACTAGGCTTAGACAAAGCGTCAACTTCTGAATCTAAATATTAAAATATGTGTAGTTGGTGAAGCAAACAAGGTCGACGCCAAGCTCATGAGATTGTCCACGAGTATACAGAGTTCTGTTCTGATTAGAAAATTAGGCCTCACCGAAATTTTGCGGGTTCACGACTTTTACAGGATCTGCTAGAGTTGCTTAAGTTTCGTTGTTTCAACCAGAGTAACGGCGACCTGCACAACTGCAGATGATGACCAGATAAGGTAACGAGGTGAGCCCCCCTTGGCCAAGAGTTATCTTAGCCAAAAGTTAATCATGCCATCAAGAAAATCAACCCCTCCAATTTAATTTCCAAACCTGTAAACCACGCTCGCGACCAGCAGAGAGCACGACGGCAGCTGGTGGctgaatttcgtgttttgaccattTTATGAAAGTTAGTCCAGATTTGATTCTAGTTCATAAAAATTTCGGGA is a window encoding:
- the LOC123043382 gene encoding heavy metal-associated isoprenylated plant protein 27 translates to MGIVDVVSEYCSLPRSRRHMKRRKQFQTVEMKVRIDCEGCERKVKKALDDMKGVSSVEVIPKQNKVTVTGYVDPAKVMRRVAYKTGKRVEPWPYVPYDVVAHPYAPGAYDKRAPAGYVRNVMSDPSAAPLARASSTEARYTAAFSDENPNACSVM